From Lycium ferocissimum isolate CSIRO_LF1 chromosome 12, AGI_CSIRO_Lferr_CH_V1, whole genome shotgun sequence, one genomic window encodes:
- the LOC132039043 gene encoding uncharacterized protein LOC132039043, with amino-acid sequence MKDAIRLLTQILATQAGQQDRSHEYPDRAASARARDFLTLSPPEFKGTDPNADPQEFIDGMQRTLNVMQASATESVELASYRLQGIAINWYQSWRLSRGSDALPPTWREFSDAFLRHYMPPELKRARVDKFLNLRQGNMSVREYSVEFDSLARYAPTIVQEMEDRVHRYGAEDRKRQREATSEQGGSQPKRAKTEGRSKGSTSESRPQYSAPSQFRGPQRGRETIPRPGQSSSYTSGPQQQAWSGQEVMAPPRCATCGRRHVGQCRRGVCYTCGDPTHYARDCPQGVGHTVPGNSVAASSPSVRAPETGPQTSSGRGRGGGRAPSSNAGPHRIYALGGRPGPEAPQDAPPGNLNSVVACLNQ; translated from the exons ATGAAAGATGCTATACGTTTGTTAACTCAAATACTTGCCACCCAGGCTGGACAACAGGATAGGAGTCACGAGTATCCAGATAGGGCTGCTAGCGCCAGGGCAcgagattttcttacattaagtCCCCCAGAatttaagggcacggaccctaATGCTGATCCTCAGGAGTTCATAGATGGTATGCAGCGTACTTTAAATGTGATGCAGGCATCAGCCACGGAATCTGTTGAGTTAGCCTCTTATAGGCTGCAGGGCATAGCAATTAATTGGTATCAGTCTTGGAGATTATCGAGGGGTAGTGATGCCCTTCCGCCGACTTGGCGGGAATTCTCAGATGCCTTTTTACGCCACTATATGCCACCCGAATTGAAGCGGGCAAGGGTTGATAAGTTTCTTAACTTGCGACAGGGTAACATGTCTGTTAGAGAATATAGTGTGGAGTTTGATTCCTTAGCCAGATATGCCCCTACTATTGTGCAGGAAATGGAAGATAGAGTTCACCGATAT GGAGCAGAGGATCGTAAGCGCCAACGAGAGGCTACTTCAGAGCAGGGTGGTagtcagcccaagagggccaagACAGAAGGTCGGAGTAAGGGTTCCACTAGCGAGAGCAGGCCCCAGTATAGCGCACCTTCACAGTTTCGTGGACCTCAGCGGGGTAGAGAGACAATTCCTCGGCCAGGACAGAGCTCTTCCTATACATCGGGCCCTCAGCAGCAGGCATGGTCGGGGCAAGAGGTGATGGCCCCTCCTCGATGCGCGACTTGCGGAAGGCGTCATGTAGGACAATGCCGACGGGgtgtgtgttatacttgtggtgatccgacCCATTATGCTAGAGATTGTCCACAAGGAGTGGGCCATACTGTTCCCGGAAACTCGGTAGCAGCGTCGTCACCTTCGGTAAGAGCCCCCGAGACAGGACCTCAGACTTCTTCCGGccgaggtaggggcggaggtagagcaCCTAGCTCCAATGCAGGCccacatcgtatctatgcactagGTGGGAGACCAGGTCCCGAGGCACCGCAGGATGCACcaccaggtaatctaaattctgTAGTTGCTTGTCTTAATCAATGA